Proteins encoded within one genomic window of Companilactobacillus zhachilii:
- the lysA gene encoding diaminopimelate decarboxylase, which yields MITDDLKSKNGHLMIGGVDSVDLAKKYGTPLYVFDVSSIRDQIRKFKSAFENAGLHYQISYASKAFAVKAIYQVMKQEAVHIDVVSGGELQTALAAGFPSDKISFHGNNKTFEELVMAVQNHVGVIMLDNFHEIDLLSRILKTDHEKINVMLRLTPGISAHTHKYDQTGQTDSKFGFDVESGQAKKAMQLVLEDENMNLLGIHAHIGSQIFGTQGFVMLAKKMIAIAKDFKQEFNYWPEVLNLGGGFGISYTEDDDPITAQKFIQQIADELKSDCDKVPEIWIEPGRSIVGPAGYTLYTIGSRKDIPNLTPYVAVDGGMGDNIRPALYQAKYEAVVANKMDQPIVETAHIAGKYCESGDILIDKQPLPATKAGDILAVLDTGAYGYSMAMNYNRNPRPAVVFVENGHDKLVVKRETYSDLLSLDLDY from the coding sequence ATGATTACAGATGATTTAAAGAGCAAGAATGGACATTTGATGATAGGTGGAGTCGACAGTGTTGATTTAGCAAAAAAATATGGCACACCTTTGTATGTATTTGATGTTTCTAGTATCCGTGACCAAATAAGAAAATTTAAATCTGCTTTTGAGAATGCAGGACTACATTATCAAATTAGTTATGCTAGTAAGGCTTTCGCCGTTAAGGCAATTTACCAAGTAATGAAACAAGAAGCTGTTCATATTGACGTTGTTTCCGGTGGTGAATTACAAACAGCCTTGGCAGCCGGCTTTCCTAGTGACAAGATTAGTTTTCATGGCAATAATAAAACTTTCGAAGAGTTAGTTATGGCAGTTCAAAATCATGTCGGAGTAATTATGTTAGATAATTTTCATGAAATTGACTTATTATCACGTATTTTAAAAACAGACCATGAAAAAATTAACGTTATGTTGCGATTGACGCCAGGTATTTCCGCCCATACTCACAAATATGATCAGACTGGTCAGACGGATAGCAAATTTGGTTTTGATGTTGAATCTGGTCAAGCTAAAAAAGCCATGCAGTTAGTTTTAGAAGATGAAAATATGAATCTTTTAGGAATCCACGCTCATATCGGTTCACAAATCTTTGGTACACAAGGATTTGTCATGTTGGCTAAAAAGATGATTGCCATTGCCAAAGATTTTAAGCAAGAATTTAATTACTGGCCCGAAGTATTAAACCTCGGAGGCGGTTTTGGTATTAGCTATACCGAAGATGATGATCCAATTACCGCGCAAAAATTTATTCAACAAATTGCTGATGAATTAAAGAGTGACTGTGATAAGGTCCCAGAAATCTGGATCGAACCGGGACGTTCAATTGTAGGTCCGGCTGGCTATACACTTTATACAATCGGTTCACGAAAAGATATTCCAAATTTAACGCCTTATGTTGCCGTTGATGGTGGTATGGGTGACAACATCAGACCAGCTTTGTATCAAGCCAAGTATGAAGCGGTGGTAGCTAATAAGATGGATCAGCCAATTGTTGAGACAGCTCATATTGCTGGTAAGTATTGTGAGTCAGGTGACATTTTGATTGATAAACAACCTTTACCTGCTACTAAAGCGGGTGACATCTTGGCCGTTCTTGATACTGGTGCTTATGGATACTCGATGGCAATGAACTACAATCGCAATCCAAGACCAGCAGTCGTTTTTGTGGAAAATGGTCATGATAAATTAGTTGTTAAACGTGAAACTTATTCAGATTTACTTAGTTTAGACTTGGATTATTAA
- the dapD gene encoding 2,3,4,5-tetrahydropyridine-2,6-dicarboxylate N-acetyltransferase: MTKMDAQEIINYIGNSKKTTPVKVYLQGDVSQIQFPSAIHIFKSNDLAIIIGDFKVIEPILKANNLTDYYVENDGQNTGVPMLDINHINARIEPGAIIRDKVEIGDNAVIMMGAVINIGAEIGAKTMIDMGAVLGGRAIVGENSHIGANAVLAGVVEPASAQPVRVGNNVIVGANAVVLEGVQVGDDAVVGAGAIVTKDVAPGAVVAGVPARVLKVKDQKTTDKTQIESTLRKL; this comes from the coding sequence ATGACAAAAATGGATGCACAAGAAATTATCAATTATATAGGAAACTCGAAGAAAACTACGCCGGTAAAAGTTTATCTGCAAGGGGATGTTTCACAAATTCAATTTCCTTCAGCAATTCATATTTTTAAGAGTAATGATCTAGCAATTATTATTGGTGATTTTAAAGTTATTGAACCGATTTTAAAAGCTAATAACTTAACTGATTATTATGTCGAAAATGATGGTCAAAATACTGGGGTACCAATGTTAGATATTAATCACATCAATGCACGGATTGAACCTGGTGCTATCATTCGTGACAAAGTAGAAATCGGTGATAACGCCGTTATAATGATGGGTGCCGTTATCAATATCGGTGCTGAAATTGGCGCTAAAACAATGATTGATATGGGAGCTGTTTTAGGTGGCCGTGCTATTGTTGGTGAAAATTCCCATATTGGTGCTAATGCCGTTTTGGCCGGTGTGGTAGAGCCAGCCTCCGCTCAACCTGTAAGAGTTGGAAATAACGTAATCGTCGGTGCTAATGCCGTTGTTTTGGAAGGTGTTCAAGTAGGTGACGATGCGGTCGTTGGCGCTGGTGCTATCGTTACTAAAGATGTTGCTCCAGGAGCTGTTGTTGCTGGTGTTCCTGCAAGGGTTCTTAAAGTGAAAGATCAAAAGACGACTGATAAAACGCAAATTGAGAGTACTTTAAGGAAGTTATAG
- a CDS encoding N-acetyldiaminopimelate deacetylase has protein sequence MTLSSDQLIQIRRHLHSIPELAMQEVKTHEYVLQVIQSFSQTNLEIKELPELPTALLVLVKGTDPQRNIGYRCDMDALPVTEKNGLSYASTNPGVMHACGHDLHTTVALGILNYFSEHQPKDNLVFFFQPAEESDSGGKVAYDLGAFSGKFKVDEFYGLHDNPLLKTGVIGCREGTLFAGTTEVNVIIHGKSGHAAYPHLANDAIVIAANFINQVQTVISRSIDPIKCGVITFGKMDAGVIRNVIAGEARIEGTIRGLTQDMIEFIRQRIVEIAKGLEKSFNCRIEIEYNQGGYYPVENNPSLTKRFINYMKENKKVDFEETEPKMTGEDFGYLINKIPGTMFWLGVESKGALHSADFLPNEAAIQKGIDAMVGFLNYRMNLEEK, from the coding sequence ATGACATTATCAAGTGACCAATTGATCCAGATTAGACGACATTTACACTCGATTCCCGAGTTAGCAATGCAAGAAGTCAAAACACATGAGTATGTTTTACAAGTGATTCAATCATTTTCTCAAACCAATTTGGAAATTAAAGAGCTACCAGAACTACCAACTGCTCTGTTGGTGTTGGTTAAAGGAACTGATCCACAAAGAAATATTGGATATCGTTGTGACATGGATGCTTTACCGGTGACGGAGAAGAATGGTTTAAGTTATGCTTCAACGAATCCTGGAGTAATGCATGCTTGTGGTCATGATTTGCATACGACGGTAGCCTTAGGAATCCTCAATTATTTTAGTGAACATCAACCAAAAGATAATTTAGTATTCTTTTTTCAACCAGCTGAAGAAAGTGACAGCGGTGGAAAGGTTGCTTATGATCTGGGAGCGTTTAGCGGCAAATTTAAGGTCGATGAATTTTATGGCTTGCATGACAATCCTTTGTTGAAGACAGGTGTTATTGGTTGTCGTGAAGGGACACTTTTTGCTGGTACGACTGAAGTTAACGTTATAATTCATGGTAAAAGTGGTCACGCCGCTTATCCTCATTTGGCTAACGATGCGATTGTCATTGCAGCTAATTTTATCAATCAAGTTCAGACGGTAATTTCTCGAAGTATTGATCCAATTAAATGTGGTGTGATAACTTTTGGAAAAATGGACGCTGGAGTGATTCGCAATGTCATTGCCGGTGAGGCGCGTATTGAAGGAACGATTCGTGGTTTAACGCAAGATATGATTGAATTTATTCGCCAAAGAATTGTTGAAATTGCGAAGGGGTTGGAAAAATCCTTCAATTGTCGAATTGAGATTGAATACAATCAAGGTGGTTATTATCCTGTTGAAAATAATCCATCTTTGACGAAACGATTTATCAATTATATGAAAGAAAATAAAAAAGTTGATTTTGAAGAAACGGAACCAAAGATGACTGGGGAAGATTTTGGTTACTTGATTAATAAAATTCCTGGGACCATGTTTTGGCTCGGTGTCGAAAGTAAAGGGGCACTTCACTCAGCAGATTTCCTACCGAATGAAGCAGCTATTCAAAAAGGAATTGATGCGATGGTTGGTTTTTTAAACTATCGAATGAATTTGGAGGAAAAGTAA
- the dapA gene encoding 4-hydroxy-tetrahydrodipicolinate synthase yields MDDAIDLMTAIITPFDDNDQIDYSALTKLTEHLLSTGSQGFVIGGTTGETPTLSEDEKLTLYQKFVKIVAGRVPIIAGAGSNSTAGTIDFIHKLAQIDGIDMALVVVPYYNKPNQRGMIAHFETVAKNSHLPIMIYNIPGRTGVLMEKETVVKLSKNRNIAGVKQCNTLEDLEYIVEHTDDDFVVFSGEDAQALFAKVIGANGVISVASHIYGNEMTEMYRSLTEGNYQIAGKIQRQLTPKMNALFMYPSPSPVKAALNRTGYQVGSCRLPILPLDKAEQDKLFKILDI; encoded by the coding sequence ATGGATGATGCGATTGATTTAATGACAGCGATTATTACGCCATTTGATGATAATGATCAGATTGATTATTCGGCGCTGACTAAACTGACGGAGCACTTATTATCGACTGGAAGTCAGGGCTTTGTTATTGGTGGAACTACTGGTGAAACGCCAACGTTATCGGAAGATGAGAAATTAACTTTATATCAAAAATTTGTCAAAATTGTTGCAGGACGTGTACCAATCATTGCTGGAGCTGGTAGCAATAGTACAGCCGGAACAATTGATTTCATTCATAAGTTGGCCCAAATTGATGGTATTGATATGGCATTAGTAGTTGTGCCTTATTACAACAAGCCTAACCAACGCGGGATGATTGCACACTTTGAAACGGTAGCTAAAAATTCTCATTTACCAATAATGATTTATAACATTCCTGGTCGAACCGGAGTCTTAATGGAAAAGGAAACGGTCGTCAAGCTGTCGAAAAATCGTAATATTGCAGGTGTTAAGCAGTGTAATACTTTGGAAGATTTGGAATATATCGTTGAACATACTGATGATGATTTTGTTGTTTTCAGCGGTGAAGATGCCCAAGCACTCTTTGCCAAAGTAATTGGTGCTAATGGTGTTATCTCAGTGGCATCACATATTTATGGTAACGAAATGACTGAAATGTACCGCTCACTTACTGAAGGTAATTATCAAATTGCTGGTAAGATTCAACGTCAATTGACACCTAAGATGAATGCACTTTTCATGTATCCATCTCCATCACCAGTTAAAGCGGCCTTGAACCGGACTGGCTATCAAGTTGGTAGTTGTCGCTTGCCTATTTTGCCGTTAGATAAGGCAGAACAAGATAAATTGTTTAAAATCTTAGATATTTAA
- the dapB gene encoding 4-hydroxy-tetrahydrodipicolinate reductase, translated as MIRVIISGFSGSMGQKAVKMVSDSDDMELVAGFNPVVTDLDPQSYGLNKNVKIFNKLTEIDISADIWIDFSIPGAVFDNTKFAIEHGIRPVIGTSGMSESQTSELKKMADEKNLGGIIASNFGLSAVLMMKFAQVAAKYFAESEIIEKHHEDKLDAPSGTALNTARLIYQARGHNQIQHSDDDPLGTRGGDYHGTKIHALRLPGFVADEEVIFGGVGETLTISQSTTDRQSFMTGVKLAIHEVMQQDHLVIGLEQII; from the coding sequence ATGATAAGAGTTATAATTTCTGGTTTTAGTGGTTCAATGGGACAAAAAGCAGTCAAAATGGTCTCTGATTCTGATGACATGGAATTAGTAGCGGGATTTAATCCGGTAGTTACAGACCTTGATCCACAATCATATGGTTTGAATAAAAATGTGAAAATTTTTAATAAATTAACTGAAATTGATATTTCTGCGGATATTTGGATTGATTTTTCGATTCCTGGTGCAGTATTTGATAATACTAAATTTGCGATTGAACATGGAATTCGTCCCGTTATTGGAACTAGTGGTATGAGTGAATCACAAACTTCAGAATTGAAAAAAATGGCTGATGAAAAAAATCTTGGTGGAATTATTGCCTCTAATTTTGGTTTGTCAGCAGTTTTGATGATGAAATTCGCACAAGTGGCAGCTAAGTATTTCGCCGAATCGGAAATTATTGAAAAGCATCATGAAGATAAACTTGATGCACCATCAGGAACCGCTTTAAATACAGCACGCTTGATTTATCAAGCCAGAGGACATAATCAAATTCAACATAGTGATGATGATCCTTTAGGTACGCGTGGCGGTGATTATCATGGGACAAAAATTCATGCTTTACGTTTGCCAGGATTTGTTGCCGATGAAGAGGTTATCTTTGGTGGCGTAGGTGAAACCTTAACTATTTCTCAAAGTACGACCGACCGTCAAAGTTTTATGACAGGTGTAAAACTAGCTATTCACGAAGTAATGCAACAGGATCACTTGGTTATTGGCTTGGAACAAATTATTTAG
- a CDS encoding aminotransferase class I/II-fold pyridoxal phosphate-dependent enzyme, whose translation MPELDSSVKDVVNETIAPMGRSMIREFAEKFAKIPGLVKLTLGEPNFNVPEHVKDAAIESIKENESHYSDQKGFLSLREAISGYLNKQFDLQYDPETEIIVTIGATEAIFDSLAAIINPGDKVIIPTPTFALYIPIVKILGGIPVQIDTTDDGFRMTGKHLEEVIQAEGPDQVKAMMLNFPGNPTGFVYSKEDLQEIVDVVKDKNMFVISDEIYAELTYGHKHLSLAKLMPGKTILINGLSKSHAMTGYRIGYIAAPKDFVEQANKMHAFTVTAPSNPAQFAAQEALTNGIDDPIAMRDVYQERRDFLVDQLNDMGYETALPEGAFYTFSKIPAKFNLNSIDFANKLAEEGLVGVTPGVAFGKGGEGYFRISYAASMEDIQEAMKRLRKFTASL comes from the coding sequence ATGCCAGAATTAGATTCATCAGTTAAAGATGTAGTAAATGAAACAATTGCCCCTATGGGTAGATCAATGATTAGAGAATTTGCTGAAAAGTTTGCAAAGATTCCTGGGTTAGTTAAATTGACTCTTGGTGAACCTAACTTTAACGTTCCCGAACACGTTAAAGATGCCGCCATTGAGAGTATCAAAGAAAATGAATCACATTACTCAGATCAAAAAGGATTCTTAAGTTTAAGAGAAGCCATTTCAGGTTACTTGAATAAGCAATTTGATTTGCAATATGATCCTGAAACAGAAATTATCGTTACGATTGGTGCAACCGAAGCTATTTTTGATTCACTTGCCGCCATTATTAATCCCGGTGACAAAGTAATTATTCCGACACCAACTTTTGCACTGTATATTCCAATCGTTAAGATTCTTGGTGGAATCCCAGTACAAATTGACACGACTGACGACGGTTTCCGTATGACGGGTAAACATTTGGAAGAAGTTATTCAAGCTGAAGGTCCAGACCAAGTTAAGGCCATGATGCTTAATTTCCCAGGCAACCCAACCGGTTTCGTATATTCCAAGGAAGACTTACAAGAAATTGTTGATGTTGTAAAAGATAAGAACATGTTCGTTATTTCAGATGAAATTTATGCCGAATTGACATATGGTCACAAGCACTTGTCACTTGCTAAGTTAATGCCAGGGAAGACAATTTTAATCAATGGTTTATCTAAATCACACGCAATGACTGGTTACCGTATCGGTTATATCGCTGCACCTAAGGACTTTGTTGAACAAGCAAATAAGATGCATGCCTTCACTGTTACAGCTCCTTCTAACCCAGCTCAATTTGCTGCCCAAGAAGCTTTAACAAATGGAATCGATGATCCAATTGCCATGCGTGATGTTTATCAAGAACGTCGTGATTTCTTAGTTGATCAACTAAATGACATGGGTTACGAAACAGCTTTACCAGAAGGTGCATTCTACACATTCTCTAAGATTCCTGCCAAGTTCAATTTGAACTCAATTGATTTTGCTAACAAATTAGCTGAAGAAGGCCTAGTCGGAGTAACACCAGGTGTTGCTTTTGGTAAAGGTGGCGAAGGTTACTTCAGAATTTCTTATGCAGCTTCAATGGAAGATATTCAAGAAGCTATGAAACGTTTGAGAAAGTTCACAGCTAGTTTATAA
- a CDS encoding aspartate-semialdehyde dehydrogenase, with protein sequence MSGYTVAILGATGAVGTRLIQQLEQSTIPVSQVKLLASSRSAGKKLQFKGEDVTVEEAKPESFEGVDLVLASAGGAVSKKLLPEAVKRGAVCVDNTSAFRMEEDVPLVVPEVNEAALYNHHGIIANPNCSTIQMMVALEPIRKAFGLKQIIVSTYQAASGAGQTALDELYSEAQDYLDGKDMKADIFPTKGDKEHYPLAFNLLPQIDVLEDNLYSHEEWKMIHETKKIMLGDMNSPEIKVTATCVRVPVPISHGESIYIEVADKSATTEQIQQLIKDAPGAVLQDDPAHQVYPQPINAVGSRDTFVGRIRPDLENKGAFNMWVVSDNLLKGAAWNTVQIAERLVADDLVHVN encoded by the coding sequence ATGAGTGGATATACAGTAGCAATTTTAGGTGCCACAGGTGCCGTTGGAACACGTTTAATTCAACAATTGGAACAATCAACTATTCCAGTATCACAAGTTAAATTACTAGCTTCTAGCCGTTCTGCTGGTAAGAAGTTACAATTTAAAGGTGAAGATGTCACGGTTGAGGAAGCTAAACCGGAATCATTTGAAGGTGTTGATCTAGTTTTGGCATCAGCAGGTGGAGCTGTTTCAAAGAAACTTTTGCCTGAAGCCGTCAAACGTGGGGCTGTTTGTGTTGATAATACAAGTGCTTTCCGTATGGAAGAAGACGTACCTTTGGTCGTTCCTGAAGTGAATGAAGCTGCTCTATATAACCATCATGGAATCATTGCCAATCCTAATTGTTCAACAATTCAAATGATGGTTGCTTTGGAACCAATCCGCAAAGCCTTTGGGTTGAAACAAATCATTGTTTCTACTTATCAAGCTGCTAGTGGTGCCGGTCAAACAGCCTTAGATGAGTTGTATTCTGAAGCACAAGATTACTTAGATGGTAAAGACATGAAAGCCGATATTTTTCCAACGAAGGGCGATAAGGAGCATTATCCTTTAGCTTTCAACCTCTTACCACAAATTGATGTTTTGGAAGATAATCTTTATTCTCATGAAGAGTGGAAAATGATTCATGAAACTAAGAAGATTATGTTAGGTGATATGAATTCACCTGAAATCAAGGTCACGGCTACTTGTGTCAGAGTGCCAGTGCCAATTAGTCATGGTGAGTCAATTTATATTGAAGTTGCCGATAAGTCAGCCACAACTGAACAGATTCAACAATTGATCAAAGACGCACCAGGTGCAGTGTTACAAGATGACCCAGCACATCAAGTATATCCACAGCCAATTAATGCTGTTGGTAGCCGCGATACTTTTGTCGGGCGGATTCGTCCAGATTTGGAAAACAAGGGAGCCTTTAATATGTGGGTCGTTTCTGACAATCTATTAAAAGGTGCTGCTTGGAATACCGTTCAAATCGCTGAGAGATTAGTTGCTGATGATTTAGTTCATGTAAATTAG